The sequence TCTCCATCTTTTTTTTTAGCAGGGCAATCTCTGCTATAAGATCCTTCTGTTCTTCAAGAAGTCTGGCATTCTCCTGACGCAGCTGTTCTTCTTCGGTCCGGGGCGTTTGGAGCCTGATCGGCTTTCCTCTGTAATCCTCAAGACCAACTTCGCCCATTTCCTTGAACTTTTTTACCCATGTGTAGAGCGTTTGGTAGGACATGTTGTACTTCTTGGCTATCTTGTTATAATCGCATCCACTGGCGATGCACTCCTGAACGATTCTGACTCGCTCTTCCTTGACCGATTGCTGGCGTTTGCCCATAAGATCTCCTCCTTCAGAAACGAGGTCTGTCAACTTATGCTCATTATACGCCTCAATCCATGTTTTAAGGGAGAGTGTGCCGGAAATTCTGTATTTGGCACAGACGGAAAGCATGGAAACACCGCCTTTAAGATATTCCTTTACGGCCTGGATCTTCATCTGATTGGAGTAGTAAGACAAATGCTGCCTGGGCCGCAATCCCTTAAAGCCCTCCTCTTTATACCGGAGGACCCATTTCCTGAATGTTATGCGGCTCATATGAAGATTTTCAGCTGCCTGGGTAATCGTAACACCCTGATAGAGATATGAAGCAATCTGGTCTAACATTTCCTCCGGGGACGCTTTGGTTTTACATGGCATAAGAATGACCTCCTAATATATTTATGATATTATTCTGTCTTTCTTGTTGAATCATACCAAAGGTCCCGGCGAAGCCGGGGAAAGAGATGTAGTTCTCGAGCGAAGCGAGGTTTTTAGGTTTTCAGATAAAACCAATAAATACATTTGTTAGATAATCTTTTAATGAAATATTCTAATAGAAAAAGGGCTGTGGCAAAATGATTACACATTTTTGTCACAGCCCCTTTTTTGTGGAAACTCATTGATTGGAAACTCGCAAGCTCGAAGGTGCCGGGTGCTTACTTTCCCGAGCGCCGCCAACACTCGCCTTCCCGAGCGCCGCCAACACTCGCCTTCCCAAAGCGCCGCCAATACTCGCCTTCCCGGACGGGGAAGGGCGTATGGGATGGGGTACAAAAGGTCCAAAACAAATAAAACATGAAATCTTTTCTTTATTCCTTGTGAAGCTGCCCCCACGGGGGAAGTGGCGCCGTTAGGCGACGAAAGAGGTGCAGTTAATAAGTAAAGGGATGAGTTGCATTTCCTCAAGGCAAAGCCTTGGTTTTATGGTTTTCAAAAGGGTTGATTACCGAAAGCCGCAGTCTAGTTGTAAGGTTTTCCTTCAGCCAACGGCTGGTTTTACGGTTTTTAAAAGGAGGTTCATCTCCCTCAGCCTTCAGGCTGGTTGTGAAGGTTTTCCTCTTGCCATTCGAGCAGTCCGGCTGTATGCTTTCTCTTCCACCCAAATCCCACACAAAAGGGCCCTCAGAAATGATTCATTTCTCTGCCCTTTTTTCTTTTTATTTATTTCCATTTTCCATTTGAGAGAGGTAGACGCGCGTGCTATAATGATTGGTATTGTATTGTTATAAGAAGGAGTGGAAAAAGACCTTCTTATGATATAATAAAAATGATTGATTCATTGATGAAGGAGGCGGCATAGATTGGAGAAACACGTCATTATCAATGTCACTTCCGTCCAGCGTGACGAGACCGGAAAGGATGAGAAAATCACCCTGGAAACCCCGGGCATTTACGGGGAAGAGGGGAATATGAGGTACGTCTCTTACCGGGAAACGAAACTAGCCGGCATGGAAGGCACGACGACGACGCTCCGCGTTTACGAGGACCACGTCAGCCTTTTGCGGGAAGGCACATTCCTGCAGGAGCAGGAGTACCGCATCGGCAAGTCATCGAAGTCGACCTATCAGACACTGATGGGTCCCCTCGAAGTGACCGTCGTCACAAGGAGCATCGAAGACAGCCTGGAAGCCGGCGAAGGCAAGGTCGTTTTGACCTACGACGTCGAGCTCAAAGGACTGTTTAACCATTTAAATGAAGTTGTAATAGAAGTGCGGGAGGATCCGGAGTATTCATGGAAGTCAGAGAACAACTGAAGGAAATCATTGAAAAAGCAAAGGACGCCGCCATTGCGGCAGGCGAGCTGCCGGAAGGGGAATACGCCCCCGTGCAGCGTCTGGAAGTCCCGAAGTCCAAGGAATTCGGCGATTATTCCACCAATGCTTCCATGCGCTGGGCAAAAGCAGCGCACAGAGCGCCGCGCCAGATCGCGGAAGTGATCGTGAAACATATCGACACGCCCCTTGTTGCCAAGATGGATATCGCAGGCGCAGGGTTCATCAATTTCTTCCTGGCAGCAGACACCGTCTATGCCGAACTGGAAAAAATCCTGAAGACAGGCCCGTCCTATGGGGACCTTCCGAAAGACCAGAAGGACAGAATCCTCGTGGAATACGTTTCCGCCAACCCGACAGGCCCGCTTCACATCGGCCATGCCAGAGGCGCAGCATACGGTTCCGCTATGGTGAACCTGCTCCGCGCTGCCGGCTACGACGTCTATTCCGAATACTACGTCAACGATGCAGGCAACCAGATCGACCATCTCGCTGAATCCATCAATGCCAGATACCTCCAGCTCTGCGGCTACGACGCAGAAATTCCGGAAGACGGCTACCATGGACAGGACATTGTCGAAACAGCTAAGAGAATCCTTGAAAGAGACGGAAAGAAATACCTCGACATGAGCGATGAAGAACGCCTCCTGGCATTCAAGGACATCGGCCTCAACGAAAAACTCGACGCCCTCCGCAAGGACCTCCACGATTTCAACGTAGACTTCGACAACTGGTTCTCTGAAAAATCCCTCTATCCGGAACAGGTCGACAAGGCCCTGAAGGTGCTGAAGGACGAAGACAACCTCTACGAAAAAGACGGCGCCCTCTGGCTCCGCACCACAAAGAACGGCGATGACAAGGACAGAGTCGTCATCCGTACCAACGGCGTTCCGACCTACTTCTGCTCCGACATCGCATACGTCGGAAACAAGATCGGAAGAGGATACAACAAACTCATCGACATCTGGGGCGCTGATCACCACGGATACATCATCCGCTTGAAGACGGCCATGAAATTCCTCGGATACAACCCCGATGATTTCGAAATCATGCTCCTCCAGATGGTTACCCTCCTCCGCGACGGACAGCCAGTCAAGATGAGCAAGCGTACCGGCCAGGCAGTCACCCTGCGTGAACTGATGGACGAAGTCGGCACCGACGCAGCACGCTATTTCTTCTGCGCAAGAACACTCGACTCCCAGATGGACTTCGACATCGACCTTGCCAAGAAACAGTCCAGCGACAACCCGGTCTACTACATCCAGTACGCCCATGCCCGCATCCACAGCCTCTTCGACCAAGCCAAAGAAGCAGGCGTGAAATGGGATCCGTCCTTCGCAGGTACAGATTTCTCCTACCTCAAGGAAGAATGTGAATTCGACCTCATCAAGAAAATGGAAAACTACCACCAGCTTCTGGCGGGCGCAGCTGCTGAAAGAGCACCGCAGCGCGTAGCCAAGTACGCTTACGAACTGGCAGCCCTCTTCCACCATTTCTACAGAGAATGCAGAATCCTCGGCGTCGACGCAAAGACCACCGAAGCACGCCTCGGCCTCATCACAGCCGTACAGTACGTCCTCGCGCATGCACTCGCCATCCTCGGCGTTTCTGCTCCTGAACATATGTAAAAATATATCCCGCCGTATTTCTTCCCATACGGGCCGGGAGTATAATAAAAGGAAGAAAATTCGATCGTTACTATCATTGAAAGAGGAGGTCTCATGACTAAATACATCTTCGTAACCGGCGGCGTCGTTTCATCTCTGGGCAAAGGCATCACGGCCGCTTCCCTCGGAAGATTACTCAAGAACAGAGGGTACAAAGTCACCATCCAGAAATTCGATCCATATATTAACATCGACCCCGGCACCATGAGCCCGTATCAGCACGGCGAAGTATTCGTCACTGACGACGGCGCCGAAACGGATCTCGACCTCGGCCACTATGAACGTTTCATCGATGAAAACCTCTCCAAGGCTTCCAACGTGACAACAGGCAAAGTCTACCAGTCCGTTATCAATAAAGAAAGAAAAGGCGAATACCTCGGATCCACCATCCAGGTCATCCCGCACATCACCAACGAAATCAAAGACAGAGTCCTCCGTGTCGGCCGCAATGACAATGCAGACATCGTCATCACCGAAATCGGCGGCACCGTCGGCGATATCGAATCCCTGCCATTCCTCGAAGCCATCCGTCAGGTCAAGAAAGACGTGCCGAACAGAAATGACGTACTCTACATCCACGTCACCCTCGTGCCATACATCGAAGCAGCAGACGAACTGAAATCCAAGCCGACCCAGCACTCCGTCAAGGAACTCCGCTCCATCGGCATCCAGCCGGATATCATCGTATGCCGCACCGTCAAGGCACTCCCGGAAGACATGAAGAGAAAGATCGCCCTCTTCTGCGACGTAGAACCAGATGCAGTCATCAACAACCTTACCGCATCCAGCATCTATGAAGTACCGCTCATGCTGAGGGATGAAGGCCTCGACCGCATCGCCCTCGAAAAACTCGGCCTTGACGACAGCCCGTGCGACATGAAAGACTGGGAAGCCATGGTTTCCCGCATCCTTTCTGCCGACAAGACCGTCAACATCGCTCTCGTAGGCAAATACGTCGAACTCCACGACGCATACCTCTCCGTCGTCGAAGCCCTCTCCCATGCAGGCTCCAAGACAGGAAATAAAGTCAACATCCGCTGGGTCAACTCCGAAACCATCGAAGAAGAACAGCCCGACCTCCGCGAAGTCTTCAAGGACATCGACGGCATCGTCGTACCAGGAGGCTTCGGCAACCGCGGTGTAGAAGGCAAGATTGCCACTATCAGGTACGCACGCACCAACAAGATCCCGTTCCTTGGCCTCTGCCTCGGCATGCAGTGCGCAGTCATCGAATACGCAAGAGACGTATGCGGCATGAAAGACGCCAACTCCACCGAATTCGTACCTGACACACCATACCCGGTCATCGACCTCATGTCCGACCAGGAAGACGTCACCGAAAAAGGCGGCACCATGCGCCTCGGCATCTACCCGTGCAAACTCAAAGAAGGCACCAAGACAAGAGAACTCTACGGCAACCAGGAAATCGTCTATGAACGTCATCGTCATAGATGGGAAGTCTCCAACGCACTCCGCCCCGAACTCGAAAAAGCCGGCCTCATCGTATCCGGCACCAGCCCGGACGGCAGACTCGTTGAAACCATCGAACTCGCCGATCATCCATACTTCGAAGCAACCCAGGCACACCCGGAATTCAAATCCCGCCCGAACCGTCCGCATCCCCTCTTCCAGGGCCTCGTAGACGCAGCCGTTGCTCACAGAGATGAAAACAAATAATCAATGATAGAACGATAAAAGGAAATAAGGAAAGGACATCCCGCAAGGGATGTCCTTTTTGCGTGGGAGGGGAAAGGGGAAACATGCCAACCAGCCTGCGGCTGAAAACACCTTAAAACCGCAATGAAATTGCGTGGAAATGAACTTCATTCGTCACCTTCGGCGCCACCTTTGGTATGATTCAACAAGAAAGACAGAATAATATCATAAATATATTAGGAGGTCATTCTTATGCCATGTAAAACCAAAGCGTCCCCGGAGGAAATGTTAGACCAGATTGCTTCATATCTCTATCAGGGTGTTACGATTACCCAGGCAGCTGAAAATCTTCATATGAGCCGCATAACATTCAGGAAATGGGTCCTCCGGTATAAAGAGGAGGGCTTTAAGGGATTGCGGCCCAGGCAGCATTTGTCTTACTACTCCAATCAGATGAAGATCCAGGCCGTAAAGGAATATCTTAAAGGCGGTGTTTCCATGCTTTCCGTCTGTGCCAAATACAGAATTTCCGGCACACTCTCCCTTAAAACATGGATTGAGGCGTATAATGAGCATAAGTTGACAGACCTCGTTTCTGAAGGAGGAGATCTTATGGGCAAACGCCAGCAATCGGTCAAGGAAGAGCGAGTCAGAATCGTTCAGGAGTGCATCGCCAGTGGATGCGATTATAACAAGATAGCCAAGAAGTACAACATGTCCTACCAAACGCTCTACACATGGGTAAAAAAGTTCAAGGAAATGGGCGAAGTTGGTCTTGAGGATTACAGAGGAAAGCCGATCAGGCTCCAAACGCCCCGGACCGAAGAAGAACAGCTGCGTCAGGAGAATGCCAGACTTCTTGAAGAACAGAAGGATCTTATAGCAGAGATTGCCCTGCTAAAAAAAAAGATGGAGATAGAGGAAAGGTTGCGTTCCTCGAAGGATTCAGCCTTACTCACCTTCTCAGAGATTTTAAAGCCATAAAAGAAGTCCATGAAGAAACCAACATCTCCATAGAAAGTCTCTGCCGACTCTCAAAGGTCTCCCGGGCAGCTTATTACGGATGGCTGAATCATATTAAGAGCGGCCGTGAACTGCTGAGAGAAAAGGTCGCACAGGAGGTCATGAAAACCCATCAGGAATATCCGGATATGGGATACCGCCGGATTAACGATTGGATCAAGAAGGATGACAACATCAATATAAATGTAAGCGACAGTCTGGTTCTTCGTATCATGCGGATACTTAATATTAAGTCCGTGATCAAGTACAAGACCGATGGTTGCACTCGTAACGCAAAGGATCCAAAGTACATTTTTGAAAACCTGCTGAACCGTGACTTTGATGCCGGCGTGTCCAATGCAAGATGGATGACGGATGTCACTGAATTCAAGTACACAACTGCTGATGGAGTTTTGCACAAGTTATATTTAAGCGCGATTATTGACGGCCATGATCGCCGGATTGTCTCTTATGTCATCGGCGACAGGAACAATACTGCACTGGCTTTTGAGACAATGGAAAAGGCACTTAAAGAGAATCCTGGAGAACATCCAATGATTCATACCGACCGCGGATTCCAGTATACAAGCAACGGATTCCATAAGATTGTTGAAAAAGCAGGACTGGTTCACAGCATGTCCCGTGTAGGCTGCTGTGCAGACAACGGTCTGATGGAAGGGTTCTGGGGAATGCTGAAGCGCGAACGTTACTACACACGTAAATTCACCAGCCGTAAAGCAGTGGTAAGCATGATCAACGGCTACATCTACTTCTACAACAACAAACGCATTCAGCGCAAATTACATCTTTTAGCTCCAATGGAAGTATTCAACGCAGCTCCAATGGCCGCATGATTAAGATTAAAGTACGATTAGATTTTTTATGATATTTATTTGTCTGTATTAACAAATCCGCACCACCTCCGTCTCCGGAGCAAAGAAATCCGCAGCCGGAAGCAGCGACTCCTTCACCTCCGCCGTCATCAGCGAGAGCATCTCAAGGACAGCAGACTTCGTAAAGAAATCCGGCCCTTTGAAAAGAGAAGCAGCCTTCTCCGCCGCATCGAACTCCGACATCAGAGAACGCGTCGTATCAAAATCCAGATGCCCCTCAAAAGCAGAAGACAGGAAACGGTTTTCCACAGACAAATCACGCGCCATCTTCGAAGCCAGCTGCAGACGGAAGCACACATACTTCCGGATCACATCATTCATCACATGACGATTCTCAGCAAAAGAGAGCTCATGCGCCTTCGCCCAGGCATAGAACGCCGCCGCCACATCCGTCTCCGACGTGAAAGACCGCCGCGCAGCCGGATAAAAAGCCTTCTCCATCCGTTCCCCAAGAATACGCGCCAGGCGCACCTTGCCTTCCACGACCTTATCATCCTGCATAGAGCTCCCTCCTTACCGGGTACATTTCCTCTATTATACAATAAGAAAGGAACAGAAAAAGAGAGGCTCAGAGGGAAAATAAGAAAAGAAATATTGCAATTCTGGATAAATGGTATATAGGCTATATAAGAAATCCGCAAAGCTCCCGGCTGTGCGGAGGCGCAGGCGTTCGCGCAGTGCTTCGGCACATTATAATATTTGAACCATGCGTCTCCTCATGACCAGGAGCCTTTTTATTGCCAAAAAGAAAATAGACAGAAAATATAAATCTGAAACATAAAGGATAAAGTACCTATTATATTTAGAAACTGAACATGTTATAATATAAGTAACGAAAGAGTCCGAAAGAAGTCCCGCGACACGGCATGAAAATGCCGAATACCTCCTTTGGATAAAATAATGAAACGATGAGTTGCGTTGATTTGTTCTTGCATTGTTTTTCATAATACACGCGGAACCAAAAGACCCTTTCGGATCGCTCCCGGCCACGGCCGGGAGCTTTTGCGTGGGGGAGGAAAAACCAAACAACCAAGCTGCGCTTGAAAAAAACATACCCTCAAGGCAAAAGCCTTGAGGAAATGAACTTCATTCGGTCCTTCCAGGACCACCTTCCTCTACGAGGCAAGGTCAAACACCCTTAAACCGAACTTCGTTCGATGAAGAACCATACGACCTCGCTGCGCTCGCAGAACCTTTCATATATAAGAGCAATGAATACTGCACCCCTTTCTCCGGCGACAGTTAAAAGATTAGCCGGATCCTTCCCCGCTGGGGCAGGTCAAAACCTTCCGCATCGGTGAGAACGGGAACTATCAACTGCGATGTACTAAGTCCTGGCTTTCACGATTAACGTACAGGCTGTCCCCGTTAGGGGAAAGTGGCGCGCATGCGCCGAAAGGGGTTCATTTTCTAAAAAGGCGAAGCAACATTTTTCTTTTAAACTCGCCTTCCCAGACGGGGAAGGCGCCGGCCTCTAATTCTGATGCCGGCGGATAGGGTTGATTACCTCGCAGCTGTGCTGCGGTTGTATGGTTTTCCTCGAGCGAAGCGAGGTTTAAGGGAGTTAACCTTGCTCCGAAGGAGAAGGTCCTGGCGGAGCCAGGGAATGAGATGCAGTTCTCAGCCATCAGGCTGGTTGTATGGTTTTTCTTTTCATTCTGTTTTCCATTCGCCATTTCTGGCGGCTGTATGCTTTTCAAAAATCCTCCTTCTCTTTTAAAAGTCACTTTATAAAATCAAAGCCGTCCTCCGTCTCTCGACTTGAAAGCTAGCGCAGCGAGGTTTCAATGTGTTTTCATTTCCACGAGCCGTAGCTCGGTTGTCTTGTCTTCCTTTATATATCCCCTTCATTTTTCCGTATGACGCAGCGCTTTTCCTTTCCTTACTGCTCCCCAAAAATCCAGTCTTTGTCGAGGCTTTCACGCTCCCAATCCTTAGAACATCGATTCCATCAGAAAAGTTTTTGAAAAAGTTTCAAAAAAGCCGTTGACACCGGCTGCCGTAGGTGGTATTATCATACACGTCGCTGATGCAGCGGCCCCGCTGATAAGCCTGATTCAAATCTTACTTAAAAATAAGTACTTGCAATCATCGCTTCAGTGTGGTATACTACTAAAGTCGCTTGAAGAGCGATGATTCTTTGAAAACTAAACAGTACAGCGAACGAATAAACCGATGTGCGAGGTAGAAATACCGAGCAATTATTTGAGCAAGTAAGGCAATAAAGAGCCAAACGAACAATCTATCATGGAGAGTTTGATCCTGGCTCAGGACGAACGCTGGCGGCGTGCTTAACACATGCAAGTCGAACGGGAGGAAAAGAGAAGCTTGCTTCTTTTTGAATCTAGTGGCAAACGGGTGAGTAACACGTAAACAACCTGCCTTCAGGATGGGGACAACAGACGGAAACGACTGCTAATACCGAATGTGTTCCGGAGACCGCATGATTTCCGGAAGAAAGGATGGCCTCTATTTATAAGCTATCGCCTGAAGAGGGGTTTGCGTCTGATTAGGCAGTTGGTGAGGTAACGGCCCACCAAACCTACGATCAGTAGCCGGTCTGAGAGGATGAACGGCCACACTGGAACTGAGACACGGTCCAGACTCCTACGGGAGGCAGCAGTGGGGAATCTTCCGCAATGGACGAAAGTCTGACGGAGCAACGCCGCGTGAGTGATGACGGCCTTCGGGTTGTAAAGCTCTGTGATCGGGGACGAATGGCTGGTGCGCTAATACCGCATCAGAGTGACGGTACCCGAATAGCAAGCCACGGCTAACTACGTGCCAGCAGCCGCGGTAATACGTAGGTGGCAAGCGTTGTCCGGAATTATTGGGCGTAAAGCGCGCGCAGGCGGCTTCTTAAGTCCATCTTAAAAGTGCGGGGCTTAACCCCGTGATGGGATGGAAACTGGGAGGCTGGAGTATCGGAGAGGAAAGTGGAATTCCTAGTGTAGCGGTGAAATGCGTAGAGATTAGGAAGAACACCGGTGGCGAAGGCGACTTTCTGGACGACAACTGACGCTGAGGCGCGAAAGCGTGGGGAGCAAACAGGATTAGATACCCTGGTAGTCCACGCCGTAAACGATGAATACTAGGTGTAGGAGGTATCGACCCCTTCTGTGCCGGAGCTAACACAATAAGTATTCCGCCTGGGAAGTACGATCGCAAGATTAAAACTCAAAGGAATTGACGGGGGCCCGCACAAGCGGTGGAGTATGTGGTTTAATTCGACGCAACGCGAAGAACCTTACCAGGTCTTGACATTGACTGCAATCCCGAGAAATCGGGAGTTCCCTTCGGGGACAGGAAAACAGGTGGTGCACGGCTGTCGTCAGCTCGTGTCGTGAGATGTTGGGTTAAGTCCCGCAACGAGCGCAACCCCTATCTTATGTTGCCAGCACGCAATGGTGGGAACTCATGAGAGACCGCCGCGGACAACGCGGAGGAAGGCGGGGATGACGTCAAGTCATCATGCCCCTTATGACCTGGGCTACACACGTACTACAATGGGTGTCAACAAAGAGAAGCAATGGGGCGACCCGGAGCAAACCTCAAAAACACACCCCCAGTTCAGATTGCAGGCTGCAACCCGCCTGCATGAAGCAGGAATCGCTAGTAATCGCGGGTCAGCATACCGCGGTGAATACGTTCCCGGGCCTTGTACACACCGCCCGTCACACTATGAGAGTCAGAAACACCCGAAGCCGGTGAGGTAACCGTAAGGAGCCAGCCGTCGAAGGCGGAGCTGATGATTGGAGTGAAGTCGTAACAAGGTAGCCGTATCGGAAGGTGCGGCTGGATCACCTCCTTTCTAAGGAGACACACTCAGGCAGAAATGCCATGAGGTGAGGTCGGACATCGGTTGTTCAATGTACTGCTTAGTTTTGAGAGAATCATTCTCTCACGAATCTGCCTTAAAGGCAGGTCTGTTCTTTGAAAACTATATAGAAGAAGGAAACGAAAGAAATATTTCACACGAAATGTTTTCTGACGTACCGAAGGAGAATCTTTTAAACAGCAGGATGCGCAAGCATCTTGTGAAGCCAAGAAGGTCAAGGTGTGAATCTTACATAAGTTAAGATAGTAAGAGCATACGGTGGATGCCTTGGCGATATCTGCCGATGAAGGACGCGACAAGCTGCGAAAAGCTGCGGTGAGGTGCAAATGACCTTTGACCCGCAGATGTCCGAATGGAGCAATCCGGCTGTGGTTATGCACAGTCACCCATGCCTCTGAGTATGGGAGGGAACCAGGCGAACTGAAACATCTAAGTAGCCTGAGGAGAAGTAATCAAACGAGATACCCCTAGTAGCGGCGAGCGAACGGGGCAGAAGCCCAAACCGCAGAAGGAAACTTTTACGGGGTTGAGGGCCGTCATACGAACGTGGAATCCAGCTGAAGCTTCTGGGAAGGAGCGCCGCAGGATGTGAAAGCCATGTAAGCGAAAGAGGAAGCGGAACAGACGGTACCAGAGTACCGCGGGACACGAGAAACCCCGTGGGAAGCAGGGGGGACCACCCTCCAAGGCAAAACACAGATATCGACCGATAGCGCATAGTACCATGAGGGAAAGGTGAAAAGCACCCCGGGAGGGGAATGAAAGAGAACCTGAAACCGTATGTTTACAAGCAGTCGGAGACCGTATATATATCAGGTCGACGGCGTGCCTATTGAAGAATGAACCGGCGAGTTATGAGGTCCAGCGAGGTTAAGCAGGAAATGCGGAGCCGAAGCGAAAGCGAGTCTTAACAGGGCGAATAGTTGGACTGCATAGACCCGAAACCACAGTGATCTACCCATGTCCAGGTTGAAGCACAGGTAAAAATGTGTGGAGGACCGAACCTATATCCGTTGAAAAGGGTTAGGATGAGGTGTGGGTAGGGGTGAAATTCCAATCGAACGTGGAGATAGCTGGTTCTCCCCGAAATAGCTTTAGGGCTAGCCTCAGGGTAAAGATTGCAGGCGGTAGAGCACTGATCAGGAGAGGGACCTACCCGGTTACCAAACCCAGTCAAACTACGAATGGCTGCAATTATACCTGGGAGTCAGACTACGACTTATAAGGGCCGTGGTCAAAAGGGAAACAGCCCAGATCATCAGCTAAGGTCCCAAATGCCGTGCTAAGTGGCGAAGGATGTGGCGTTTCATAAACAACCAGGATGTTGGCTCAGAAGCAGCCACCATTTAAAGAGTGCGTAATAGCTCACTGGTCGAGAGACGCTGCGCCGAAAATGTCCGGGGCTCAAGCACGGAACCGAAGCTATGGCATTGCTTAATGCAATGGGTAGGGGAGCGTTCTTATGGGGAAGAAGCATTACCGTAAGGAGATGTGGACACATAAGAAGTGAGAATGCCGGTATGAGTATCGAAAAGAAAGGTGAGAATCCTTTCCACCGAAAGCCCGAGGGTTCCTGAGCAACGATCGTCGTCTCAGGGTAAGTCGGGACCTAAGCCGAGGCACAGACGCATAGGCGATGGACAACAGGTTGAAATTCCTGTACCGGATGGAGTCATTTGAGCAATGGAGTGACGCAGGAGGGCACATGATCGCGCGACTGGAAGAGCGCGTCCAAGTGCGTATGTTGAATCGGAGGCAAATCCCCGATTCT is a genomic window of Veillonellaceae bacterium containing:
- a CDS encoding helix-turn-helix domain-containing protein, which codes for MLDQIASYLYQGVTITQAAENLHMSRITFRKWVLRYKEEGFKGLRPRQHLSYYSNQMKIQAVKEYLKGGVSMLSVCAKYRISGTLSLKTWIEAYNEHKLTDLVSEGGDLMGKRQQSVKEERVRIVQECIASGCDYNKIAKKYNMSYQTLYTWVKKFKEMGEVGLEDYRGKPIRLQTPRTEEEQLRQENARLLEEQKDLIAEIALLKKKMEIEERLRSSKDSALLTFSEILKP
- a CDS encoding DUF1934 domain-containing protein; the encoded protein is MEKHVIINVTSVQRDETGKDEKITLETPGIYGEEGNMRYVSYRETKLAGMEGTTTTLRVYEDHVSLLREGTFLQEQEYRIGKSSKSTYQTLMGPLEVTVVTRSIEDSLEAGEGKVVLTYDVELKGLFNHLNEVVIEVREDPEYSWKSENN
- the argS gene encoding arginine--tRNA ligase; its protein translation is MEVREQLKEIIEKAKDAAIAAGELPEGEYAPVQRLEVPKSKEFGDYSTNASMRWAKAAHRAPRQIAEVIVKHIDTPLVAKMDIAGAGFINFFLAADTVYAELEKILKTGPSYGDLPKDQKDRILVEYVSANPTGPLHIGHARGAAYGSAMVNLLRAAGYDVYSEYYVNDAGNQIDHLAESINARYLQLCGYDAEIPEDGYHGQDIVETAKRILERDGKKYLDMSDEERLLAFKDIGLNEKLDALRKDLHDFNVDFDNWFSEKSLYPEQVDKALKVLKDEDNLYEKDGALWLRTTKNGDDKDRVVIRTNGVPTYFCSDIAYVGNKIGRGYNKLIDIWGADHHGYIIRLKTAMKFLGYNPDDFEIMLLQMVTLLRDGQPVKMSKRTGQAVTLRELMDEVGTDAARYFFCARTLDSQMDFDIDLAKKQSSDNPVYYIQYAHARIHSLFDQAKEAGVKWDPSFAGTDFSYLKEECEFDLIKKMENYHQLLAGAAAERAPQRVAKYAYELAALFHHFYRECRILGVDAKTTEARLGLITAVQYVLAHALAILGVSAPEHM
- a CDS encoding CTP synthase; protein product: MTKYIFVTGGVVSSLGKGITAASLGRLLKNRGYKVTIQKFDPYINIDPGTMSPYQHGEVFVTDDGAETDLDLGHYERFIDENLSKASNVTTGKVYQSVINKERKGEYLGSTIQVIPHITNEIKDRVLRVGRNDNADIVITEIGGTVGDIESLPFLEAIRQVKKDVPNRNDVLYIHVTLVPYIEAADELKSKPTQHSVKELRSIGIQPDIIVCRTVKALPEDMKRKIALFCDVEPDAVINNLTASSIYEVPLMLRDEGLDRIALEKLGLDDSPCDMKDWEAMVSRILSADKTVNIALVGKYVELHDAYLSVVEALSHAGSKTGNKVNIRWVNSETIEEEQPDLREVFKDIDGIVVPGGFGNRGVEGKIATIRYARTNKIPFLGLCLGMQCAVIEYARDVCGMKDANSTEFVPDTPYPVIDLMSDQEDVTEKGGTMRLGIYPCKLKEGTKTRELYGNQEIVYERHRHRWEVSNALRPELEKAGLIVSGTSPDGRLVETIELADHPYFEATQAHPEFKSRPNRPHPLFQGLVDAAVAHRDENK
- a CDS encoding helix-turn-helix domain-containing protein, translated to MLDQIASYLYQGVTITQAAENLHMSRITFRKWVLRYKEEGFKGLRPRQHLSYYSNQMKIQAVKEYLKGGVSMLSVCAKYRISGTLSLKTWIEAYNEHKLTDLVSEGGDLMGKRQQSVKEERVRIVQECIASGCDYNKIAKKYNMSYQTLYTWVKKFKEMGEVGLEDYRGKPIRLQTPRTEEEQLRQENARLLEEQKDLIAEIALLKKKMEIEERLRSSKDSALLTFSEILKP
- a CDS encoding IS3 family transposase, whose product is MESLCRLSKVSRAAYYGWLNHIKSGRELLREKVAQEVMKTHQEYPDMGYRRINDWIKKDDNININVSDSLVLRIMRILNIKSVIKYKTDGCTRNAKDPKYIFENLLNRDFDAGVSNARWMTDVTEFKYTTADGVLHKLYLSAIIDGHDRRIVSYVIGDRNNTALAFETMEKALKENPGEHPMIHTDRGFQYTSNGFHKIVEKAGLVHSMSRVGCCADNGLMEGFWGMLKRERYYTRKFTSRKAVVSMINGYIYFYNNKRIQRKLHLLAPMEVFNAAPMAA